From a region of the Ficedula albicollis isolate OC2 chromosome 1A, FicAlb1.5, whole genome shotgun sequence genome:
- the ZNF800 gene encoding zinc finger protein 800 gives MPLRDKCCQTDHHHHGCCEPVHLLEPGDPPLLQQPLQTSKSGIQQIIECFRSGTKQLKHILLKDVDTIFECKLCRSLFRGLPNLITHKKFYCPPSLQMDDNLPDTKDKQSQAINDLLEAIYPRVDKQEYIITLEPIETNQNAVFQYVSRTDSPDENTESSHTPDQVPVQIQEPSTEQPKTVSAPAPVPAGETVELPPADPVTNKVISTPEEQPPAVNPDLDSLDNSDYGHQLICCLCRKEFHSRRSVRRHIRKVHKKKMEELKKYIETKKKPNQCSAKGRNKNVLVTLGRSCPVCYKSFATKANVRRHFDEVHRGLRRDSITPDIATKPGQPLFLDTVSAKKSFKTRKQKSSSKAEYNLSACKCLLCKRKYSSQIMLKRHMQIVHKITLSGKNSKREKGPNNTTNGTELKVEPADSVEPSPPSIALSPQNELKGTNHSNERKNTLSAQKNKVKQDPENPKSTSKSTTKSTCKSATKSTPKSTNASAAGGQQKTRKPKLSAGFDFKQLYCKLCKRQFTSKQNLTKHIELHTDGNNIYVKYYRCPLCSYETRRKRDVIRHITVVHKKSPRYLGKITASLEIRAIKKPIDLVLNKVTKRGSQRDETKQIGSKQDVTSNSPSKKYEGADVGIEVKVTKNFSLHQCNKCGKAFARKAFLEHHKKTHKANVSHSPEESKTKGRSTRSKAVVWTVPLSRTLK, from the exons GAACGAAACAACTTAAACATATCTTGTTAAAAGATGTGGACACCATTTTTGAGTGCAAATTGTGCCGGAGTCTCTTCAGAGGATTACCAAATTTAATTACTCATAAAAAGTTTTATTGTCCTCCAAGTCTGCAGATGGATGATA aCCTTCCAGATACAAAAGATAAGCAGAGTCAAGCCATAAATGACCTTCTTGAAGCAATCTATCCAAGGGTAGATAAGCAAGAATATATCATTACTTTAGAACCTATAGAAACTAATCAAAATGCTGTATTTCAATATGTGTCAAGGACTGATAGCCCAGATGAGAACACAGAAAGTAGCCATACCCCCGATCAAGTTCCAGTCCAGATACAGGAACCCAGCACTGAGCAACCCAAGACTGtttcagctccagccccagtcccagctgggGAGACTGTGGAATTACCTCCTGCTGATCCTGTTACAAACAAGGTGATATCTACTCCTGAAGAACAGCCTCCAGCAGTAAATCCTGACTTGGACTCTCTGGATAATTCTGATTATGGCCACCAGTTGATTTGTTGCCTCTGTAGGAAGGAATTTCATTCAAGACGCAGTGTACGCCGGCACATTCGAAAAGTACacaaaaaaaagatggaagagCTAAAGAAGTacatagaaacaaaaaagaaaccaaaccagtGCTCTGCAAAAGGACGAAATAAGAATGTTCTCGTAACATTAGGTAGAAGTTGTCCTGTGTGTTATAAATCATTTGCCACAAAAGCCAATGTAAGGAGGCATTTTGATGAAGTTCATAGAGGATTAAGGAGGGATTCCATTACTCCTGATATAGCTACAAAGCCTGGGCAACCTTTGTTCTTGGATACAGTTTCTGctaaaaaatcttttaagaCCAGAAAACAAAAGTCGTCTTCAAAGGCTGAATACAATTTAAGTGCATGCAAATGCCTTCTGTGCAAGAGAAAATATAGTTCACAAATAATGCTGAAAAGGCATATGCAAATTGTTCACAAGATAACTCTTTCTGGAAAGAACTctaaaagagagaaaggacCCAACAATACTACCAATGGCACAGAACTAAAAGTTGAACCAGCAGATTCTGTAGAACCTTCACCCCCTTCCATTGCGCTTTCTCCACAGAATGAATTAAAGGGAACAAATCATTCAAATGAGAGAAAGAACAcactgtcagcacagaaaaataaggtCAAACAGGACCCTGAAAACCCTAAATCAACTTCTAAATCAACTACTAAATCAACCTGCAAATCAGCCACTAAATCAACCCCTAAATCAACCAATGCATCTGCTGCAGGTGGCCAGCAAAAAACCAGGAAGCCAAAACTTTCAGCTGGCTTTGACTTCAAGCAGCTTTACTGTAAACTCTGTAAGCGCCAGTTTACTTCTAAACAGAATTTAACAAAACACATTGAATTACACACAgatggaaataatatttatgttaAATACTACAGGTGTCCACTCTGCTCTTATGAAACGCGCCGCAAGCGTGATGTGATAAGACACATAACTGTGGTTCATAAAAAGTCACCACGCTACCTTGGGAAAATAACTGCAAGTTTAGAAATAAGAGCAATAAAGAAGCCAATTGATCTTGTTCTAAATAAGGTGACAAAAAGAGGCTCTCAGAGGgatgaaacaaaacagattgGTTCAAAACAGGATGTCACCTCTAATTCTCCCAGTAAAAAGTATGAAGGAGCTGATGTTGGCATTGAagtaaaagtaacaaaaaactTTTCTCTGCACCAATGCAATAAATGTGGGAAAGCATTTGCCAGAAAAGCTTTTCTAGAACATCAtaagaaaacccacaaagcaAATGTATCTCATTCACCTGAAGAAAGTAAAACCAAAGGCAGAAGTACAAGATCTAAAGCTGTTGTCTg GACAGTACCACTTTCCAGAACACTGAAGTAG